The following proteins are co-located in the Apium graveolens cultivar Ventura chromosome 5, ASM990537v1, whole genome shotgun sequence genome:
- the LOC141725006 gene encoding protein PHYLLO, chloroplastic isoform X3 encodes MTFRFVSSRRLLKPSTYHCTRYPEARHHLWPITEESHKKYISSSLTGSTVLIKNNAQMVCLNALSICERDILHNPTELINAACSRQFSVRLSPTTISCNMYPSNYVAVTSDAYQDYANINTLWASLIVEECTRLGLTYFCVAPGSRSSPLALAASAHPLTNCIACYDERSLAFHAIGYAKGSQMPAVVITSSGTAVSNLLPAVVEASQDYVPLLLLTADRPPELQDAGANQSINQVNHFSPFVRHFYGLPVPTDIIPARMVLTSVDSAVHWATSSPRGPVHINCPFREPLENSPKNWMLSCLKGLDSWMMIAEPYTNYIKIQNSFAWSETHGSLTKVLNVIKGAKRGILILGAIHTEDDIWAALLLANHLRWPVVADILSGLRMRMYATSFSEISENFVFVDHLDHTLLANAVRDWAQADVIVQIGSRITSKRISQMLEDCFPCSYILVDKHPNRHDPSHIVTHRVQCSAGQFADYVIKTSINGLSSNWTGFLRALDTMVSREISFLIHQEQSLTEPFIAHIILEALNCGSAVFVGNSMPIRDADMYGSNRTNCTHNNDILLSSGLPCHGILVSGNRGASGIDGLLSTAVGYAAGCSKRVLCVVGDVSFLHDTNGLALLKQRIPRKPITILVINNHGGAIFSFLPVAATAEQRVLEQFFYTSHDVSIQNLCLAHGIKHVHIHTKIDLQDALTTSQHEALDTVIEVESCIEGNTNFHSCLKNFASQAAENSFNVLSKLSLRDSVYKGSTCCTIHKMEYSLYRIRLCAPPTSARVSSDTNTFYREGFVVALFLTDGNVGFGEVAPLEIHKENLLDVEEQLRFLVHVIEGANIEFMLPLLNGSFASWIWSNLGIPPDSIFPSVRCGLEMAILNAMAAAEGSSLLNILKPLTESEEQTSARPLNVRICALLDAKGTPSEVAYVAGTLVKEGFTAIKLKVARRADPTEDADVIKEVRKIVGSQIQLRADANRKWIYEDAIRFGSSVKDCGLQYIEEPVKDEDDIVKFCEETGLPVALDETIDGIYGNPLKTLEKFSHTGIVAIVIKPSVVGGFENAALIARWAQQQGKMTVVSAAFESGLGLSAYIQFSCYLELQNAEIYKLMNKEPAVPVAHGLGTYRWLRDDVIKERLSIARNPYNGFMEASAADAGRLLRNLQINQNHIVSRNPDKEGRTYQLAVDLECFSISINVHEIGQFADENVVVFLHGFLGTSEEWIPIMESISGFSRCIAFDLPGHGKSKTEVGTVNKPAKEHTFSIEAVSNIICKLLSSIKAHKVTLVGYSMGARVALYMALKCSDMVEGAVIISGSPGLKNEPATKIRRIKDDSRACSLVAYGLKCFLDTWYAGGLWNSLRRHPKFKEIVTSRMKHYDIHALAKVLSDLSVGRQPPLWEDLKHCKSPLLFIVGEKDEKFKRLAREMCSTISQEARSNRKSEMWETVVTIPDSGHAVHLENPLPVINTIRSFLMSKRV; translated from the exons ATGACTTTTCGCTTTGTAAGTTCAAGGAGGCTGCTGAAACCATCGACTTATCATTGTACCAGGTATCCTGAG GCCAGACATCATTTATGGCCCATCACAGAGGAAAGCCACAAGAAATACATCAGCTCTTCTCTTACAGGTTCCACAGTGCTGATAAAGAACAATGCACAAATG GTGTGCCTAAATGCTTTGTCTATTTGTGAAAGGGATATTTTGCATAATCCCACCGAACTG ATAAATGCTGCCTGCTCCCGTCAATTCTCTGTCAGACTTTCACCTACAACTATTTCTTGCAACATG TATCCGTCAAATTATGTTGCTGTAACGAGTGATGCTTACCAAGACTATGCGAACATCAATACCTTGTGGGCCTCCCTTATTGTTGAAGAATGTACTCGACTTGGTTTAACG TACTTTTGTGTAGCTCCTGGGTCACGATCATCTCCTCTGGCACTTGCTGCTTCTGCTCACCCCCTGACAAATTGTATTGCATGCTATGATGAGCGATCACTCGCATTTCACGCTATTGGTTATGCTAAAGGTTCCCAGATGCCAGCAGTAGTAATAACATCATCAGGGACGGCAGTTTCTAATCTCCTTCCTGCT GTTGTGGAGGCTAGTCAGGATTATGTGCCACTGTTGTTACTCACAGCTGACCGTCCTCCAGAGCTTCAAGATGCAGGGGCAAATCAATCAATTAATCAG GTCAACCATTTCAGTCCATTTGTGAGGCACTTCTATGGTCTTCCAGTACCTACAGATATTATACCTGCAAGGATGGTGCTTACCTCGGTTGACTCTGCAGTACATTGGGCAACTTCCTCTCCACGTGGTCCAGTTCATATCAATTGTCCTTTTAGGGAACCTCTGGAAAATAGTCCAAAAAACTGGATGCTGAGTTGTTTGAAAGGATTGGATTCTTGGATGATGATTGCTGAACCATATACTAACTATATTAAAATACAAAATTCTTTTGCATGGAGTGAAACACATGGCTCTTTGACAAAGGTTCTAAATGTTATCAAAGGAGCCAAACGAGGAATTTTAATATTAGGGGCAATTCATACAGAGGATGACATATGGGCTGCACTTCTTCTGGCCAATCACCTTCGATGGCCAGTTGTAGCTGACATCCTGTCAGGTTTACGAATGAGAATGTATGCAACTTCATTTTCTGAAATCAGTGAGAATTTTGTTTTTGTTGATCATCTTGATCATACCCTACTAGCAAATGCAGTCCGGGATTGGGCGCAGGCTGATGTTATTGTTCAG ATTGGAAGCAGGATTACTAGCAAGCGCATTTCCCAAATGCTAGAAGATTGCTTCCCATGCTCATATATACTAGTCGACAAACATCCAAATCGTCATGATCCTTCACACATTGTAACACATAGGGTTCAATGTTCTGCTGGTCAGTTTGCTGATTATGTGATTAAAACATCAATAAATGGGCTCAGCAGTAATTGGACCGGTTTTCTCCGAGCATTAGACACAATG GTTTCTCGGGAAATTTCTTTTCTAATTCATCAGGAGCAGTCGTTGACTGAACCCTTTATTGCCCATATTATTCTTGAAGCTCTTAATTGTGGATCAGCAGTGTTCGTTGGAAACAGCATGCCTATACGTGACGCAGACATGTATGGATCTAACCGGACAAATTGCACACATAATAATGACATTCTTTTAAGCTCAGGATTACCATGTCATGGGATACTAGTGTCTGGAAATCGGGGAGCTAGTGGTATTGATGGTCTGCTTAGCACTGCTGTTGGATATGCCGCGGGATGCAGTAAACGA GTGCTTTGTGTTGTTGGAGATGTTTCTTTTTTGCATGATACAAATGGACTAGCACTATTAAAACAAAG GATACCCCGGAAACCAATTACGATACTTGTGATAAACAACCATGGTGGTGCAATTTTCAGTTTCCTTCCTGTTGCAGCTACAGCAGAGCAAAGAGTACTAGAGCAGTTTTTCTACACTTCCCATGATGTGTCGATTCAGAACTTGTGCTTGGCACATGG CATAAAACATGTGCATATTCATACAAAAATAGATCTGCAAGATGCTCTAACCACTTCTCAACACGAAGCCCTTGATACTGTAATAGAAGTTGAAAGTTGTATAGAAGGGAACACGAATTTTCACAG CTGTTTGAAAAACTTTGCATCTCAAGCAGCAGAAAACTCTTTCAATGTCCTATCAAAGCTTTCACTCCGTGATTCTGTCTATAAAGGATCCACGTGTTGTACAATTCATAAGATGGAGTATTCCTTGTATAG AATTAGGCTATGTGCTCCACCGACTTCAGCTCGTGTTAGTTCTGATACTAATACATTTTACAGAGAAGGATTTGTTGTAGCTTTATTTCTTACAGATGGAAATGTTGGTTTTGGTGAG GTCGCACCTCTTGAAATTCACAAAGAAAATCTTCTAGATGTGGAAGAGCAGCTTCGATTTCTTGTGCATGTCATCGAAGGAGCTAATATTGAATTTATGCTTCCCCTTCTAAATGGCTCATTTGCTTCTTGGATATGGAGCAACTTGGGAATTCCG CCAGACTCTATTTTTCCAAGTGTTCGATGTGGTCTGGAGATGGCGATACTCAATGCCATGGCAGCTGCAGAAGGTTCTAGTTTATTAAATATACTCAAGCCACTAACAGAGAGTGAAGAACAAACATCTGCAAGACCACTAAATGTGCGAATATGTGCTCTTCTTGACGCGAAAGGAACTCCCTCAGAAGTGGCTTATGTTGCTGGTACACTTGTCAAAGAAGGATTTACTGCAATAAAGCTAAAA GTTGCACGTAGAGCAGATCCTACTGAAGATGCTGATGTCATAAAAGAAGTAAGAAAGATAGTTGGAAGTCAAATTCAACTGCGTGCTGATGCAAATCGAAAGTGGATCTATGAAGATGCAATACGGTTTGGTTCTTCTGTAAAGGACTGTGGCCTGCAATATATTGAG GAGCCTGTTAAGGATGAAGATGATATAGTTAAATTTTGTGAAGAGACTGGCTTACCTGTAGCACTTGATGAAACCATTGACGGCATTTACGGAAATCCTCTCAAAACTCTTGAAAAGTTCAGTCACACAGGAATAGTTGCCATT GTTATAAAACCAAGTGTTGTTGGGGGATTTGAAAATGCAGCATTGATTGCACGATGGGCTCAGCAGCAGGGGAAGATGACTGTTGTGAGCGCTGCATTTGAAAGTGGTCTTGGTTTGTCGGCTTATATACAATTTTCTTGTTATCTTGAGTTGCAAAATGCAGAAATTTATAAATTGATGAACAAGGAACCAGCAGTACCTGTAGCACATGGTCTTGGAACTTATCGCTGGTTAAGAGACGATGTGATTAAAGAGCGTCTGAGTATTGCCCGTAATCCATATAATGGCTTCATGGAAGCCTCTGCTGCAGATGCTGGTCGACTCTTGCGAAATCTTCAAATCAATCAGAATCATATCGTCAGTAGGAACCCTGACAAGGAAGGTCGTACTTACCAGTTAGCAGTTGATTTAGAGTGTTTCTCCATCTCCATTAATGTGCATGAGATTGGACAATTTGCTGAT GAAAATGTTGTCGTGTTTCTTCATGGCTTCCTTGGAACTAGTGAGGAATGGATTCCTATCATGGAGTCCATCTCAGGATTTTCAAGATGCATTGCATTTGACCTCCCTGGACATGGAAAATCAAAGACTGAAGTTGGGACCGTTAATAAGCCAGCAAAAGAACATACTTTCTCAATCGAGGCGGTGTCAAATATTATTTGCAAGTTGCTTTCTTCTATCAAAGCACACAAAGTAACATTAGTTGGTTACTCAATGGGGGCAAGGGTTGCTCTATACATGGCCCTGAAATGCAGTGATATG GTTGAAGGAGCTGTAATAATATCTGGAAGCCCTGGGTTGAAAAATGAGCCTGCTACAAAAATTCGTAGGATCAAAGATGATTCCAGGGCTTGTTCACTTGTTGCATATGGGTTAAAATGCTTTCTGGACACTTGGTATGCGGGAGGCCTCTGGAATAG CTTAAGACGCCATCCAAAGTTTAAGGAGATAGTTACCAGCCGCATGAAACATTATGATATTCATGCTCTTGCAAAAGTGCTCTCTGATTTAAGTGTCGGAAGACAACC ACCATTGTGGGAAGATTTGAAGCACTGCAAATCACCCCTCCTGTTTATTGTCGGTGAAAAAGATGAGAAATTTAAGCGACTTGCTCGCGAGATGTGTTCTACAATCAGTCAAGAAGCAAGGAGCAACAGAAAGTCCGAAATGTGGGAAACAGTAGTAACAATCCCAGACTCTGGGCATGCCGTTCATTTAGAAAATCCTCTTCCCGTTATTAATACAATAAGAAGTTTTCTAATGAGTAAAAGAGTTTGA
- the LOC141725006 gene encoding protein PHYLLO, chloroplastic isoform X4, translated as MVCLNALSICERDILHNPTELINAACSRQFSVRLSPTTISCNMYPSNYVAVTSDAYQDYANINTLWASLIVEECTRLGLTYFCVAPGSRSSPLALAASAHPLTNCIACYDERSLAFHAIGYAKGSQMPAVVITSSGTAVSNLLPAVVEASQDYVPLLLLTADRPPELQDAGANQSINQVNHFSPFVRHFYGLPVPTDIIPARMVLTSVDSAVHWATSSPRGPVHINCPFREPLENSPKNWMLSCLKGLDSWMMIAEPYTNYIKIQNSFAWSETHGSLTKVLNVIKGAKRGILILGAIHTEDDIWAALLLANHLRWPVVADILSGLRMRMYATSFSEISENFVFVDHLDHTLLANAVRDWAQADVIVQIGSRITSKRISQMLEDCFPCSYILVDKHPNRHDPSHIVTHRVQCSAGQFADYVIKTSINGLSSNWTGFLRALDTMVSREISFLIHQEQSLTEPFIAHIILEALNCGSAVFVGNSMPIRDADMYGSNRTNCTHNNDILLSSGLPCHGILVSGNRGASGIDGLLSTAVGYAAGCSKRVLCVVGDVSFLHDTNGLALLKQRIPRKPITILVINNHGGAIFSFLPVAATAEQRVLEQFFYTSHDVSIQNLCLAHGIKHVHIHTKIDLQDALTTSQHEALDTVIEVESCIEGNTNFHSCLKNFASQAAENSFNVLSKLSLRDSVYKGSTCCTIHKMEYSLYRIRLCAPPTSARVSSDTNTFYREGFVVALFLTDGNVGFGEVAPLEIHKENLLDVEEQLRFLVHVIEGANIEFMLPLLNGSFASWIWSNLGIPPDSIFPSVRCGLEMAILNAMAAAEGSSLLNILKPLTESEEQTSARPLNVRICALLDAKGTPSEVAYVAGTLVKEGFTAIKLKVARRADPTEDADVIKEVRKIVGSQIQLRADANRKWIYEDAIRFGSSVKDCGLQYIEEPVKDEDDIVKFCEETGLPVALDETIDGIYGNPLKTLEKFSHTGIVAIVIKPSVVGGFENAALIARWAQQQGKMTVVSAAFESGLGLSAYIQFSCYLELQNAEIYKLMNKEPAVPVAHGLGTYRWLRDDVIKERLSIARNPYNGFMEASAADAGRLLRNLQINQNHIVSRNPDKEGRTYQLAVDLECFSISINVHEIGQFADENVVVFLHGFLGTSEEWIPIMESISGFSRCIAFDLPGHGKSKTEVGTVNKPAKEHTFSIEAVSNIICKLLSSIKAHKVTLVGYSMGARVALYMALKCSDMVEGAVIISGSPGLKNEPATKIRRIKDDSRACSLVAYGLKCFLDTWYAGGLWNSLRRHPKFKEIVTSRMKHYDIHALAKVLSDLSVGRQPPLWEDLKHCKSPLLFIVGEKDEKFKRLAREMCSTISQEARSNRKSEMWETVVTIPDSGHAVHLENPLPVINTIRSFLMSKRV; from the exons ATG GTGTGCCTAAATGCTTTGTCTATTTGTGAAAGGGATATTTTGCATAATCCCACCGAACTG ATAAATGCTGCCTGCTCCCGTCAATTCTCTGTCAGACTTTCACCTACAACTATTTCTTGCAACATG TATCCGTCAAATTATGTTGCTGTAACGAGTGATGCTTACCAAGACTATGCGAACATCAATACCTTGTGGGCCTCCCTTATTGTTGAAGAATGTACTCGACTTGGTTTAACG TACTTTTGTGTAGCTCCTGGGTCACGATCATCTCCTCTGGCACTTGCTGCTTCTGCTCACCCCCTGACAAATTGTATTGCATGCTATGATGAGCGATCACTCGCATTTCACGCTATTGGTTATGCTAAAGGTTCCCAGATGCCAGCAGTAGTAATAACATCATCAGGGACGGCAGTTTCTAATCTCCTTCCTGCT GTTGTGGAGGCTAGTCAGGATTATGTGCCACTGTTGTTACTCACAGCTGACCGTCCTCCAGAGCTTCAAGATGCAGGGGCAAATCAATCAATTAATCAG GTCAACCATTTCAGTCCATTTGTGAGGCACTTCTATGGTCTTCCAGTACCTACAGATATTATACCTGCAAGGATGGTGCTTACCTCGGTTGACTCTGCAGTACATTGGGCAACTTCCTCTCCACGTGGTCCAGTTCATATCAATTGTCCTTTTAGGGAACCTCTGGAAAATAGTCCAAAAAACTGGATGCTGAGTTGTTTGAAAGGATTGGATTCTTGGATGATGATTGCTGAACCATATACTAACTATATTAAAATACAAAATTCTTTTGCATGGAGTGAAACACATGGCTCTTTGACAAAGGTTCTAAATGTTATCAAAGGAGCCAAACGAGGAATTTTAATATTAGGGGCAATTCATACAGAGGATGACATATGGGCTGCACTTCTTCTGGCCAATCACCTTCGATGGCCAGTTGTAGCTGACATCCTGTCAGGTTTACGAATGAGAATGTATGCAACTTCATTTTCTGAAATCAGTGAGAATTTTGTTTTTGTTGATCATCTTGATCATACCCTACTAGCAAATGCAGTCCGGGATTGGGCGCAGGCTGATGTTATTGTTCAG ATTGGAAGCAGGATTACTAGCAAGCGCATTTCCCAAATGCTAGAAGATTGCTTCCCATGCTCATATATACTAGTCGACAAACATCCAAATCGTCATGATCCTTCACACATTGTAACACATAGGGTTCAATGTTCTGCTGGTCAGTTTGCTGATTATGTGATTAAAACATCAATAAATGGGCTCAGCAGTAATTGGACCGGTTTTCTCCGAGCATTAGACACAATG GTTTCTCGGGAAATTTCTTTTCTAATTCATCAGGAGCAGTCGTTGACTGAACCCTTTATTGCCCATATTATTCTTGAAGCTCTTAATTGTGGATCAGCAGTGTTCGTTGGAAACAGCATGCCTATACGTGACGCAGACATGTATGGATCTAACCGGACAAATTGCACACATAATAATGACATTCTTTTAAGCTCAGGATTACCATGTCATGGGATACTAGTGTCTGGAAATCGGGGAGCTAGTGGTATTGATGGTCTGCTTAGCACTGCTGTTGGATATGCCGCGGGATGCAGTAAACGA GTGCTTTGTGTTGTTGGAGATGTTTCTTTTTTGCATGATACAAATGGACTAGCACTATTAAAACAAAG GATACCCCGGAAACCAATTACGATACTTGTGATAAACAACCATGGTGGTGCAATTTTCAGTTTCCTTCCTGTTGCAGCTACAGCAGAGCAAAGAGTACTAGAGCAGTTTTTCTACACTTCCCATGATGTGTCGATTCAGAACTTGTGCTTGGCACATGG CATAAAACATGTGCATATTCATACAAAAATAGATCTGCAAGATGCTCTAACCACTTCTCAACACGAAGCCCTTGATACTGTAATAGAAGTTGAAAGTTGTATAGAAGGGAACACGAATTTTCACAG CTGTTTGAAAAACTTTGCATCTCAAGCAGCAGAAAACTCTTTCAATGTCCTATCAAAGCTTTCACTCCGTGATTCTGTCTATAAAGGATCCACGTGTTGTACAATTCATAAGATGGAGTATTCCTTGTATAG AATTAGGCTATGTGCTCCACCGACTTCAGCTCGTGTTAGTTCTGATACTAATACATTTTACAGAGAAGGATTTGTTGTAGCTTTATTTCTTACAGATGGAAATGTTGGTTTTGGTGAG GTCGCACCTCTTGAAATTCACAAAGAAAATCTTCTAGATGTGGAAGAGCAGCTTCGATTTCTTGTGCATGTCATCGAAGGAGCTAATATTGAATTTATGCTTCCCCTTCTAAATGGCTCATTTGCTTCTTGGATATGGAGCAACTTGGGAATTCCG CCAGACTCTATTTTTCCAAGTGTTCGATGTGGTCTGGAGATGGCGATACTCAATGCCATGGCAGCTGCAGAAGGTTCTAGTTTATTAAATATACTCAAGCCACTAACAGAGAGTGAAGAACAAACATCTGCAAGACCACTAAATGTGCGAATATGTGCTCTTCTTGACGCGAAAGGAACTCCCTCAGAAGTGGCTTATGTTGCTGGTACACTTGTCAAAGAAGGATTTACTGCAATAAAGCTAAAA GTTGCACGTAGAGCAGATCCTACTGAAGATGCTGATGTCATAAAAGAAGTAAGAAAGATAGTTGGAAGTCAAATTCAACTGCGTGCTGATGCAAATCGAAAGTGGATCTATGAAGATGCAATACGGTTTGGTTCTTCTGTAAAGGACTGTGGCCTGCAATATATTGAG GAGCCTGTTAAGGATGAAGATGATATAGTTAAATTTTGTGAAGAGACTGGCTTACCTGTAGCACTTGATGAAACCATTGACGGCATTTACGGAAATCCTCTCAAAACTCTTGAAAAGTTCAGTCACACAGGAATAGTTGCCATT GTTATAAAACCAAGTGTTGTTGGGGGATTTGAAAATGCAGCATTGATTGCACGATGGGCTCAGCAGCAGGGGAAGATGACTGTTGTGAGCGCTGCATTTGAAAGTGGTCTTGGTTTGTCGGCTTATATACAATTTTCTTGTTATCTTGAGTTGCAAAATGCAGAAATTTATAAATTGATGAACAAGGAACCAGCAGTACCTGTAGCACATGGTCTTGGAACTTATCGCTGGTTAAGAGACGATGTGATTAAAGAGCGTCTGAGTATTGCCCGTAATCCATATAATGGCTTCATGGAAGCCTCTGCTGCAGATGCTGGTCGACTCTTGCGAAATCTTCAAATCAATCAGAATCATATCGTCAGTAGGAACCCTGACAAGGAAGGTCGTACTTACCAGTTAGCAGTTGATTTAGAGTGTTTCTCCATCTCCATTAATGTGCATGAGATTGGACAATTTGCTGAT GAAAATGTTGTCGTGTTTCTTCATGGCTTCCTTGGAACTAGTGAGGAATGGATTCCTATCATGGAGTCCATCTCAGGATTTTCAAGATGCATTGCATTTGACCTCCCTGGACATGGAAAATCAAAGACTGAAGTTGGGACCGTTAATAAGCCAGCAAAAGAACATACTTTCTCAATCGAGGCGGTGTCAAATATTATTTGCAAGTTGCTTTCTTCTATCAAAGCACACAAAGTAACATTAGTTGGTTACTCAATGGGGGCAAGGGTTGCTCTATACATGGCCCTGAAATGCAGTGATATG GTTGAAGGAGCTGTAATAATATCTGGAAGCCCTGGGTTGAAAAATGAGCCTGCTACAAAAATTCGTAGGATCAAAGATGATTCCAGGGCTTGTTCACTTGTTGCATATGGGTTAAAATGCTTTCTGGACACTTGGTATGCGGGAGGCCTCTGGAATAG CTTAAGACGCCATCCAAAGTTTAAGGAGATAGTTACCAGCCGCATGAAACATTATGATATTCATGCTCTTGCAAAAGTGCTCTCTGATTTAAGTGTCGGAAGACAACC ACCATTGTGGGAAGATTTGAAGCACTGCAAATCACCCCTCCTGTTTATTGTCGGTGAAAAAGATGAGAAATTTAAGCGACTTGCTCGCGAGATGTGTTCTACAATCAGTCAAGAAGCAAGGAGCAACAGAAAGTCCGAAATGTGGGAAACAGTAGTAACAATCCCAGACTCTGGGCATGCCGTTCATTTAGAAAATCCTCTTCCCGTTATTAATACAATAAGAAGTTTTCTAATGAGTAAAAGAGTTTGA